In a single window of the Terriglobus roseus genome:
- a CDS encoding transcriptional regulator, whose amino-acid sequence MITEQLHRELWTSWASLLRSYAAVHSLGREQHAVVEVSEDRILVRYGLRWMQFVPAAYTTSEGEERTFTLTENGRARVGDDEDEMDLYAERLASAIINL is encoded by the coding sequence GTGATAACCGAACAACTTCATCGCGAACTGTGGACATCCTGGGCCTCCCTGCTGCGCTCCTACGCCGCCGTCCACTCGCTCGGCCGTGAGCAACATGCTGTCGTCGAAGTAAGCGAAGACCGCATCCTTGTTCGCTATGGACTGCGCTGGATGCAGTTCGTGCCTGCTGCTTACACCACCAGCGAGGGTGAGGAACGCACCTTCACCCTGACAGAAAATGGGCGTGCCCGCGTGGGTGACGACGAAGATGAGATGGACCTGTACGCAGAGCGGCTGGCATCGGCGATAATTAACCTGTGA